One Nostoc sp. UHCC 0302 DNA window includes the following coding sequences:
- a CDS encoding ImmA/IrrE family metallo-endopeptidase, with protein sequence MSLIQSLSPEFRQRCEAMATEQRSLLGVRAFEPLAADNLAAKLGATLFTPDQVPNLEPEQVAVLLASDEWSGAIISDRPLWIVYNPRHAPTRYESNLMHEIAHVLLNHQPVGFDSVTAQPKRQQKHEDEATYLGGCFQIPKRGLLWATQQKMLLSQIAAHFAASEAMVQFRSNVTGVVVKKF encoded by the coding sequence ATGTCATTAATTCAAAGTCTATCGCCGGAATTTAGGCAACGCTGTGAAGCGATGGCTACTGAACAACGTAGCTTGCTTGGAGTGCGAGCCTTTGAACCATTAGCCGCAGACAATCTAGCAGCCAAGTTAGGAGCAACACTTTTTACACCAGATCAGGTTCCAAATTTAGAGCCAGAGCAAGTAGCAGTGTTACTTGCTAGCGATGAATGGTCAGGAGCAATTATAAGCGATCGTCCACTTTGGATTGTATACAACCCACGCCATGCACCTACACGGTATGAATCAAATTTGATGCATGAAATAGCTCATGTATTGCTGAATCATCAGCCTGTAGGCTTTGATTCAGTAACTGCACAACCGAAACGCCAACAAAAGCACGAAGATGAAGCAACTTATTTAGGGGGATGCTTTCAAATTCCCAAACGTGGTTTACTATGGGCGACACAACAAAAGATGCTGTTATCTCAAATTGCAGCACATTTTGCTGCGAGTGAAGCGATGGTGCAGTTTCGCAGCAATGTGACTGGAGTCGTTGTCAAAAAGTTTTAA
- the speY gene encoding deoxyhypusine synthase yields MSKQLGQKIAPTPISTDISVVDLIDNYFTAYNSARLREICQLLSRDVLTEGVTVGVSLSGAMTPAGFGVSALAPLIRNGFIDWMISTGANLYHDMHYGLGFELFAGNPFLDDVKLRQEGTIRIYDIIFGYDVLLETDAFIRKVLQAEAFQKRMGTAEFHHLLGKYVWEVEKQLGVQHSSLLATAYEYGVPIYTSSPGDSSIGMNVAALALEGSQLILDPSIDVNETAAIAYNARESAGKSAAVILGGGSPKNFLLQTQPQIHEVLGLEERGHDYFVQFTDARPDTGGLSGATPSEAVSWGKIDPEELPDTIVCYTDSTIALPLVTAYVLNKCQPRPLKRLYDKREAILEKLRTDYLAAKTQPSDQVPTAMAESVSQQVATYPCGRLIPNSL; encoded by the coding sequence ATGTCTAAACAGCTGGGTCAAAAAATCGCACCTACACCTATATCAACTGATATCAGCGTGGTGGATTTAATTGATAATTACTTTACCGCTTATAACTCGGCGCGTTTGCGGGAAATTTGCCAGCTATTGAGCCGCGATGTGCTAACTGAAGGTGTAACAGTAGGAGTCAGCCTTTCCGGTGCGATGACACCAGCCGGATTCGGGGTTTCAGCACTTGCACCCTTAATTCGCAACGGCTTTATTGACTGGATGATTAGCACTGGTGCAAATCTCTATCATGATATGCATTACGGATTGGGTTTTGAACTCTTTGCTGGTAATCCGTTTTTAGATGATGTCAAATTGCGTCAGGAAGGCACTATCAGAATTTATGACATTATCTTTGGCTACGATGTGCTGCTTGAAACTGATGCATTCATCCGCAAGGTTTTGCAAGCAGAAGCATTTCAAAAGCGGATGGGAACCGCTGAGTTCCACCATTTGCTAGGTAAATATGTCTGGGAAGTAGAAAAGCAATTGGGAGTGCAGCATTCTAGCTTACTTGCTACAGCTTATGAATATGGCGTACCCATTTATACGTCTTCTCCTGGAGATAGTTCTATTGGGATGAACGTGGCGGCTTTAGCATTGGAAGGTTCCCAATTAATCTTAGATCCTTCAATTGACGTAAATGAGACCGCTGCGATCGCCTACAACGCCCGTGAATCAGCAGGTAAAAGTGCGGCTGTAATTCTCGGTGGTGGTAGTCCAAAAAACTTTTTGCTACAGACACAACCGCAAATCCACGAAGTGTTGGGACTAGAAGAACGTGGACATGATTACTTTGTGCAATTTACCGATGCCCGTCCAGATACAGGCGGTTTGTCAGGGGCAACCCCATCGGAAGCCGTCAGCTGGGGTAAAATTGACCCCGAAGAGTTACCAGACACGATTGTTTGTTATACCGATAGCACGATCGCTTTACCACTAGTGACAGCATATGTTCTCAACAAGTGCCAGCCTCGTCCTCTGAAGCGTTTGTATGACAAGCGAGAAGCGATTTTGGAGAAACTGCGAACAGACTATCTAGCCGCCAAGACCCAACCATCAGATCAAGTTCCAACAGCAATGGCTGAGAGTGTTTCACAGCAGGTAGCGACTTATCCTTGCGGTAGGCTGATACCCAACAGCCTCTAA
- a CDS encoding RNaseH domain-containing protein, which produces MPKKDAQLPILLPARMNLAEDKLAGLKIELLSFPFTEIVDNFRNSMEEVLSPNRKKKVWIPYRQLNNGLPACASTLTHGFEYFDTGDYRALTVGTFENPLRVPTPEQIHELVIIWAQEWTKQFYGKGKADQVNSVCDRFLENMAIIPTNWNWQPITPKTLIQNINAEKGLGYQAIPSFLATLLHEQKCIIRSGQREQEIQWRKVQGDGSGRTGLFIVSQAFPALYTDDYGNEREGYFVYRLDFRVQTQAGRFNQNGKLRPWIFLHLSCQRYAHEPLIEMNYGRDISVLMGMNEERLSGYEVDSTLIRLTIENNGREDSNLWKFQLPNLLAAFKARPLETTDNIRCNPTQYGNLDNHPNWNRDEYYLVHAEGYKYEHENHKRGRGHSIKPGFSLQERGDIVAQVLELLDGVLISDNPMQSDIPTPSGQKTPLAMRDYEYISQPPSFTKQQKETLTEKEIKQRVNNRRQEKQTIIADAIKRALQGKPTHLFILWRERDTYDVTYQTLRDAFLLNEGEDFPEHIKVSSVWIDDPNLLKPLDTDGLAPKDGQEFDKQIRKQHQIKLDAWRDFLKQKVIALIDSTTKPYCFAIVEIGQTKKKGVHPKQSIYRVVREACVLEKIGSQMVQTVKPKSSDKENESTDTSPSYNKKTEGRILNAVLDVTLRQVGALYGLPSEVYERAGIPKEIAQNLDVIALCRRKATQGQDNIHYALAVRLGANGAVDVLLPDRNNWIPYAQAGIELGQIFSRVRCDRNYLKTVQLKGINLAKFAADVLTQVGEQPTLVLIEADVWRNERGEENEAQAWFQLKNEYLFAKRDILDFQHVPGHTCIYSRDYNQLNNLLGVIRLRTGNETTQYITNRTAWNQNSSARDLIHLSGFYDTSVPELLHYFSVGRLPKTQKAQDTSTARELYMLDSQDEEFGANIAFKHQQMLEILPFFVRQDFQRTKESLKSLCRVPHYLRLSPAWSMGNIVSPYPMHLGNQLIKDHLCIFGIEV; this is translated from the coding sequence ATGCCTAAAAAAGACGCGCAACTTCCTATTCTCTTACCTGCCAGAATGAATCTTGCGGAAGATAAACTTGCAGGTTTAAAAATTGAACTACTTTCATTTCCATTTACCGAAATTGTTGATAATTTTCGTAACAGTATGGAAGAAGTTTTATCGCCTAATCGTAAGAAAAAGGTCTGGATACCATATCGACAGTTAAACAATGGATTGCCTGCTTGTGCATCAACATTAACGCATGGTTTTGAATACTTTGATACAGGCGATTATCGAGCTTTAACTGTAGGAACGTTTGAAAATCCGCTGCGAGTTCCAACACCTGAGCAAATACATGAATTAGTGATTATTTGGGCGCAGGAGTGGACAAAGCAATTTTATGGTAAAGGGAAAGCAGATCAGGTAAATAGTGTTTGCGATCGCTTCCTTGAAAACATGGCAATAATTCCTACTAATTGGAATTGGCAACCTATTACTCCAAAAACGCTCATTCAAAACATCAATGCCGAAAAAGGACTGGGATACCAAGCCATTCCTAGTTTCTTGGCAACATTGCTGCATGAACAAAAATGTATTATTCGCTCCGGGCAAAGAGAGCAAGAAATTCAGTGGCGCAAGGTACAAGGCGATGGCTCAGGTCGTACTGGACTATTCATAGTCAGTCAAGCATTTCCGGCACTGTATACAGATGACTATGGCAACGAAAGGGAAGGTTATTTTGTCTATCGCTTGGATTTTCGCGTTCAGACTCAAGCAGGGCGATTCAACCAAAATGGCAAGCTTAGACCGTGGATTTTTTTGCATTTAAGTTGCCAACGATATGCTCATGAGCCATTAATTGAAATGAATTATGGTCGTGATATCTCTGTACTGATGGGAATGAATGAGGAACGTTTATCTGGTTACGAAGTAGATTCAACTTTGATCCGTCTTACCATTGAGAACAATGGAAGAGAAGATAGTAATCTATGGAAATTTCAATTACCAAATCTGCTAGCTGCATTCAAAGCGCGTCCCCTTGAAACAACCGATAATATTCGTTGCAACCCTACTCAATACGGCAATTTAGATAATCATCCTAACTGGAATAGAGATGAATATTATTTAGTTCATGCTGAAGGATACAAGTATGAACATGAAAACCATAAAAGAGGACGAGGACATAGTATTAAACCAGGATTTAGTTTACAGGAACGCGGTGATATTGTTGCTCAAGTCTTAGAGCTTCTAGACGGTGTTTTAATATCAGATAATCCAATGCAATCTGATATTCCTACTCCATCTGGTCAAAAAACACCCTTGGCCATGCGCGATTACGAATATATTTCTCAACCTCCAAGTTTTACAAAACAACAAAAAGAAACGCTGACTGAAAAAGAAATTAAACAACGTGTAAATAACCGTCGTCAAGAAAAACAAACGATCATTGCTGATGCTATTAAGCGGGCATTACAAGGAAAACCCACACATCTTTTTATTCTGTGGCGCGAACGAGATACCTATGATGTAACTTACCAGACATTGCGTGATGCTTTCCTGCTCAATGAAGGAGAAGATTTTCCAGAGCATATCAAAGTATCATCTGTGTGGATTGACGATCCAAATCTTTTGAAACCCCTTGACACAGATGGACTTGCACCAAAAGATGGTCAGGAATTTGATAAACAAATCCGCAAACAGCATCAAATCAAACTGGATGCATGGCGGGACTTTTTAAAACAGAAGGTTATTGCTTTAATTGACTCTACTACTAAGCCTTACTGTTTTGCGATCGTTGAAATTGGACAAACCAAGAAGAAGGGAGTTCATCCCAAACAAAGCATCTATAGAGTTGTTCGTGAAGCTTGTGTGTTAGAAAAAATCGGTTCCCAAATGGTGCAAACAGTTAAACCAAAATCATCTGACAAAGAAAATGAAAGCACAGACACATCGCCGTCTTACAATAAGAAGACAGAAGGACGGATTCTAAATGCTGTACTGGATGTAACCCTACGCCAGGTTGGGGCACTCTATGGACTGCCCTCAGAAGTCTATGAACGGGCAGGGATACCAAAGGAAATCGCCCAAAACCTAGATGTAATTGCCCTTTGTCGCCGAAAAGCCACTCAAGGACAAGATAATATTCACTATGCCTTGGCTGTTCGTCTGGGGGCAAATGGTGCAGTTGATGTGTTACTCCCCGATCGCAATAATTGGATTCCTTATGCACAGGCGGGGATTGAACTGGGACAGATTTTCTCACGGGTACGGTGCGATCGCAATTACCTTAAAACAGTTCAGTTAAAGGGAATAAATCTGGCAAAATTTGCAGCAGATGTTCTCACGCAAGTAGGTGAACAACCAACTCTCGTCTTAATCGAAGCAGACGTATGGCGTAACGAGCGTGGTGAGGAAAATGAAGCTCAAGCTTGGTTCCAACTAAAAAATGAATATCTTTTCGCAAAGCGAGATATCTTAGACTTCCAACACGTTCCTGGTCATACTTGTATATATTCTCGTGACTATAATCAACTCAACAACTTACTGGGAGTAATTCGCTTGCGTACTGGCAACGAAACAACCCAATACATTACCAATCGAACAGCTTGGAATCAGAATTCTTCGGCACGAGACTTAATCCATCTAAGTGGCTTTTACGATACCTCTGTACCTGAGTTGCTACATTACTTCTCGGTTGGCAGATTACCGAAAACACAGAAAGCACAAGATACTTCAACAGCACGCGAACTTTATATGCTTGACTCTCAAGATGAGGAATTTGGTGCAAATATTGCATTCAAGCACCAGCAGATGCTAGAAATCTTACCCTTTTTTGTCCGTCAGGATTTTCAAAGAACAAAAGAAAGCCTAAAATCACTTTGCCGAGTGCCACACTACTTACGATTATCACCAGCTTGGTCTATGGGTAATATTGTTTCGCCATATCCGATGCATTTAGGTAATCAACTAATCAAAGATCACTTGTGTATCTTTGGTATAGAAGTCTAA
- a CDS encoding helix-turn-helix transcriptional regulator, with protein MGSYLDIERLASLVRKKRGSRGLRETSAEIGNVSPSTLSRVESGKMPDMETFLALCNWLEVPPAELFRTTEEDQLDTPEAIAIQLRADKNLDPAIANALASLVKAAYRDLSQNDGELKQDP; from the coding sequence ATGGGAAGTTATCTAGATATAGAACGGTTAGCAAGCCTAGTCCGCAAAAAACGCGGCAGCAGAGGACTGCGTGAAACATCGGCAGAGATTGGTAATGTTAGTCCATCCACTCTTTCACGAGTAGAGAGTGGGAAAATGCCGGATATGGAAACTTTTCTGGCACTTTGTAACTGGCTAGAAGTGCCGCCTGCGGAGTTGTTTAGAACCACAGAGGAGGATCAACTGGATACGCCTGAAGCGATCGCTATTCAACTACGCGCTGACAAAAATCTTGATCCAGCGATCGCTAATGCTTTAGCATCTTTAGTCAAAGCAGCGTATCGCGATTTGTCTCAAAATGATGGGGAATTGAAGCAAGATCCCTAA
- a CDS encoding transposase family protein, translated as MILDYIQKYPLRTKQILGISYEQLQSLLNCALKRNRYIKAKQESHKIRINAAGGGRPEKLSTEEQVCLCLFYLRQMPTFQVLGMLFGVSKTEANDTFHDWIPILRDILPASLLEQVSNNESDLLFVQEVLTNFRLLVDSLEQPIYRDSDQKEQQKYFSGKKRQHTLKSLIIGIPEGKDIVEVEVGVPGPTADIKLFRQSQNKFDKSQPFSGDKGFQGGENITTPHKKKPKRELTQQQKDENKALSSNRIFIEHLIRLLKIFRIASQRFRLKLETYEQIILTVCGLVRLRIGSLVLPT; from the coding sequence ATGATTTTAGATTATATACAAAAGTATCCACTACGAACAAAACAGATTTTAGGGATTAGTTACGAACAATTGCAATCACTGCTAAATTGCGCCTTAAAACGAAATCGATACATCAAAGCTAAACAAGAGAGTCATAAAATTAGAATTAATGCGGCTGGTGGTGGTCGTCCCGAAAAGTTATCAACCGAAGAACAAGTATGTTTATGTCTATTTTATCTAAGACAGATGCCAACATTCCAAGTATTAGGAATGCTATTTGGTGTTTCCAAAACCGAAGCTAATGATACATTTCACGACTGGATACCAATTCTTCGTGATATATTACCTGCTAGTTTATTAGAACAAGTATCAAATAATGAAAGTGATTTACTATTTGTTCAAGAAGTATTAACAAATTTTAGGCTATTAGTCGATAGCTTAGAACAGCCAATATATAGGGATTCTGACCAAAAAGAGCAACAGAAATATTTTTCTGGAAAGAAGAGACAACATACATTAAAAAGTCTGATAATTGGCATACCAGAAGGCAAAGATATTGTAGAGGTAGAAGTAGGTGTTCCTGGGCCAACAGCAGATATAAAATTGTTTCGTCAATCTCAAAATAAATTTGATAAATCTCAACCCTTTTCAGGTGATAAAGGCTTTCAAGGAGGTGAGAATATCACTACTCCTCATAAAAAGAAACCAAAACGAGAATTAACTCAACAGCAAAAAGATGAAAATAAGGCTTTATCTAGTAATCGGATATTCATTGAACATTTGATTCGATTACTTAAAATATTCCGCATAGCCTCACAAAGATTTCGCTTAAAGCTTGAGACGTATGAGCAGATTATTTTAACAGTTTGCGGATTAGTTAGGTTAAGAATTGGTAGCTTAGTTCTGCCAACTTAG